The genomic segment GTCGTTCGCCGATTCGAACGTGACCAGCCGTCGGCTCCTGGAGACCGCCGACCGCGCGAAGGAGAGTCGTCTTCCCGCAGCCCGATGGCCCTACGACGGTGACGAACGTGCCGCGTTCGATTCGCAAGTCGATATCAGCGATCGCAGTAAAGTCGTCGAACACGACCGACAGCTCCTCGATTTCAATCATGGGTCCTCTGCGAGCAACCGTCCCTGTTCGAGCGCCGTACGGAGTCTGGTCCACCTCTGCTCGCGCTGCCAGCCCCAGCCGCGTTCACGAGTGTCATCGCTATCGCCGAATTCGGCTATCGCCTGTTCGAACGTCTCCCGAACACGTTCCGGATCGTCGCGTCCCCGTTCGGCGATCTGGGCCGCTGCCGGTTGCGGGTCGCGACTCGCGTCTGCCCACCCACCGGCGGTTCCGGCGAGGAATGCTTCGAGGGCCGGCCGCTCCCCGTGGAGGTCCTCCTCGCGAACGACGATCGCCGGCCCGTAGACAGGGAAGTGATCGGAGATCAGCAACGTGTCGACTGTCCGTCCCTGCCGCTCCAAGTAACGCGGATCGGTGACCGAACCGGTTACGACGTCGGCGCTCCCCGTCAGGAGCGCGTCCCGTTCCTCGCCGGTCGTCTCGATGATCTCGATATCGTCCTCGATCGCCGTCTGCGAGATGAACAGGCGGCCGAGCACGCCGGTCTCGGAGTCGGGCAGCATCCCGATCCGTCGACCCTGGAGTTGGTCGACGCTCCGAAGTTCATCGTCGAACATGTCGCGGACGGAATACAGTACCGTCATCGCGCGCTGATAGAGAACCGCGATCGGAACGATCGGCGCGCCCGATCCCCTGGCTCGGAGGACTGTCGCGGCACCGGCGATCGCGACATCTGCCTCGCCAGATCGGACTCGATCAAGTGCGCGCAGGGAGCCCCCGTAGTGTTCGAGTTCGACGTCGACGCCGTACTCGTTGTACCACGCCGACTCCCTCGCCGCGTAGAGCGGCGTGTGGAGCCCGTTCGGATGCCAATTCAGAGCGACCGTCAGCCCGCTGACCTCCTCGGAGCCCGAGTTCGAACTCGCTGTCGGCGAGCCGTCGGTGAAGATCGCTTCCGCTTGCTCGAGGAGTGTCACCGCGTGCGCATCGTAGACCCGGCGGCGAATCGAGTCTACGTCGCCGGTTGGGTGCCACGCCAATGGCGGTCGACCCTGGGCATCGGTTCTGACAGTCGTTCGCCTGATCAGTCCGTCGTCCTCGAGTCGCGTGACCGCGTCGCTGATCGGCGACCGACTCAGTTTCGTCCCGACCTGCAACTGGACCATCGTCGCAGGATTGCTCTCGTCCTCGCTCTCAGCTCGCAAGAGGAGGTACGTGAGAACTCGCGCGGATGTGCGTCCCAGTCCGACGGCGAGATCATCGATGACTGGCCGGTCGTCATCGTCAAGCACCCAGAACGTGCGTGGTTCCATTCACGCTAACACATATCGTGATTCCGTATAAGAATATCCCCGGTTCGAGGCCGACGGAGCGTCGCGGAACCGTCCTCTGCAGTGCGGTCGGTCGCCGTCGAAACGACGTCCGCTTCGCTACTGGTAATCGGTCGCGCCGTGATCGGCTCGTGACGGACGCACCTTGCCGTGCTGTTCGAGTTCGTGGGCATTAAGCCGTCGCTGCAGATCGGCGCTCGAACCGACGGCGAAGTACGTTTCGCAAATTGAACACTTATCGACGAGGAGTCCGGTGGATTCCATGGTAACGTGTATCAGGTGGGAGATCGGTGGTTGGTTGTCGAACGAACGGGACCGGTTGCGGGGTGAATCGGTTTCCTAGCATTTTGCACTTACCGCTTTCGAGTGATGACGAGCATCGTTGCGTTCGCCGGCGTCTTTTACGGGGATCGTATTCCGGAAGAGAACCGATTATAAATGACTCAACATTACTTCGAGTTCTTCGTCAGTGCCGTCAACCACCCCGATACGCGTGGCGTTCGGCCCGGTTCCAAGCGCTTGCGGTTCGACCTTGCCCACGCCCCGACTGCACGTCGCATTCTTCTCAAGGGAGGATTTCGGGCCGCGCGTCATCGCGGTGACGCGATAGGCGTTATGACAAAAGCTTTTCCCCAACTGCGTGGTACCGTGTCCCACTACAACCATGAGTCCCCTCCGCACGGGAATACCGGCCATTCGGCAGCCGAAGTACACGGGAGAGAATAGGTGTCTGCCATGTACGGTCGTGAACGTGGGTATTGCGATCGGTCTGACGATCGGAATTGCCCTCGTTACAATGCGGTGGCTTGCGGCGGTCGCACTCCTGGTGTTTCTCGCGGCGATATACCTCCGCGGTTACCTCGTTCCCGGGACGCCGGAACTCACCGAGCGGTACGTCCCGCCGTCGGTGCTTCGACTGTTCGGCAAAGACTTGGTCTCGAATCAGCCGCTCGGGGAGCTGACGACCGACGATCCGTGGCACTCGCTGTCGGTCGCCGGCATCGTCGATCGGTCGGGAGACGTCCCCGTTCTCTCCGCCGAGTTTCAGGAGGCGTTTCGCCGAGAGATCGATCGGCGCTCGGAGACGCCTACGGCCGACGACGTCGCAGATCTCGTCGACGCGACGACGATTGATATGCAGGGATCGCAGGCGTTTTCGATCGACGGAAATCGGCTTCTCCGTTGGGACTCCAACACTGCACTGCTGGCCGATGTTGCGGCCGCGTCAGTACTTCGAACGCGGATTGACTGGTCCGCCCTCGAGCGCGACGAACGCTTGGAGGCCCTTCGACGGATTCGGCTGCTCCTCGACCGGTGTCCGTCTTGCAATGGGGTTGTTGATCGAAACAGCGATTGCATCGACCCTTGTTGTCAACCCCCTCATATTTCGATTTGGGCGACCTGTCAAGCGTGCGGGGATCACATCGGAGACGTGACGATCCCCGAACGCAAGGCGGATTCATGGACTAACTTGCTTCTAGGGGACGACATGTCGACCGTCGCCGAGTGAACCAACCGCATTCATGGAGGCCTGTTAGCAGCGAGTTGAGTCGATTGCGGTGTGTCGGCGTGTGAGAGACCGCTGATCAGTCGGCGAAGACGTTACCACCGATTCAATCGGTTGGATAGCGGAAACGATATCGACATTGACTACTCGTCGTCCGCGCCCGGCGCGTCCGCTTCACGTTCGTCTTCGTCGAAATCGCTATCGAAGATGATTTCGTCGACCGCTTCCAGCTATGGCTGACCGAGGAAGGTCTCCATTCCTTCGTTCGCCACGAATTCGACCATCTGTATATCACCCTACTCGTCGACGAAGCACGAGTAGACGTAGATGTTCCACGCATTCGTCTTATCCATCCTCAGCGAACACGAAATCGTGTCTGGGTAGCGGTTCACCTCACCCTTGATCGCCCATGAGACAATCGATTCCGTTCTCCCGCTCGTCCGCGTAGGAATCACAGAATTTCAGATTGAGCATTGAAATAGCCTCGTACGCGATGTCGTCGAGCGCGACGCCGATCCATTCGCCCTCCTTAGATCAGAGATCGAAGGTCTTGTCCGGCTCATCCGGTTGATGACTGGAACGTGACGATAA from the Natronococcus sp. AD-5 genome contains:
- a CDS encoding ABC transporter substrate-binding protein is translated as MEPRTFWVLDDDDRPVIDDLAVGLGRTSARVLTYLLLRAESEDESNPATMVQLQVGTKLSRSPISDAVTRLEDDGLIRRTTVRTDAQGRPPLAWHPTGDVDSIRRRVYDAHAVTLLEQAEAIFTDGSPTASSNSGSEEVSGLTVALNWHPNGLHTPLYAARESAWYNEYGVDVELEHYGGSLRALDRVRSGEADVAIAGAATVLRARGSGAPIVPIAVLYQRAMTVLYSVRDMFDDELRSVDQLQGRRIGMLPDSETGVLGRLFISQTAIEDDIEIIETTGEERDALLTGSADVVTGSVTDPRYLERQGRTVDTLLISDHFPVYGPAIVVREEDLHGERPALEAFLAGTAGGWADASRDPQPAAAQIAERGRDDPERVRETFEQAIAEFGDSDDTRERGWGWQREQRWTRLRTALEQGRLLAEDP